TATCATTTGTAAAACACTGGTTTTTACAAAATGGCAATCTTCCGGCCTATGTGAGAAAAAGCTGGGCTCCAGCAAAACTGATCGTGTCTCAGACCTTGGCGTGATATTTTGCTATAACTAGGCCGTGGTCTTTGTCATATGGCTCCAGTGTCATGTCTTGTATGATCTCAAAGTTTCCTCGGAGTTTTTTCATTTCATTTTGAATGACATTTTTTGGTGATTGGGTAACATCAATACTTCTTGTTTTGATTACAAGGAAGAGATATCCACCATCTTTGAGATATGCCTGACAGTTTGCAATGGCGATCTCGGTTTGGTCTGGCTGAGCAATATCTGAATAGACAACATCTGCCCTACCATACACAGAAAAATACTTTTTTGGATGCCTTGCATCCTGCAATATTGGCACTACGTTTTTTCTAAAATTTGCAACTCTGTCTAAAAAATCTCGAGCAACTCTGCTTGCATGCTCTACTGCAAAGACTAGGCCATTATATCCTACAATATCTGATATGTGGGATACTGTTGTACCAGTAGATGCACCTAGA
The Nitrososphaerota archaeon genome window above contains:
- a CDS encoding fibrillarin-like rRNA/tRNA 2'-O-methyltransferase codes for the protein MESEDSDFIWLRLDGQKRLATENYVEGNTVYGEKLYKKSKIEYRIWDPFRSKLAAALYIGLDVFPITRGTKVLYLGASTGTTVSHISDIVGYNGLVFAVEHASRVARDFLDRVANFRKNVVPILQDARHPKKYFSVYGRADVVYSDIAQPDQTEIAIANCQAYLKDGGYLFLVIKTRSIDVTQSPKNVIQNEMKKLRGNFEIIQDMTLEPYDKDHGLVIAKYHAKV